Proteins from a genomic interval of Equus quagga isolate Etosha38 chromosome 13, UCLA_HA_Equagga_1.0, whole genome shotgun sequence:
- the CRTC2 gene encoding CREB-regulated transcription coactivator 2 isoform X2, giving the protein MATSGANGPGSATASASNPRKFSEKIALQKQRQAEETAAFEEVMMDIGSTRLQAQKLRLAYTRSSHYGGSLPNVNQIGCGLAEFQSPLHSPLDSSRSTRHHGLVERVQRDPRRMVSPLRRYPRHIDSSPYSPAYLSPPPESSWRRTMPWGNFPAEKGQLFRLPSALNRTSSDSALHTSVMNPNPQDTYPGPAPPSVLPSRRGVPAIEENLLDDKHLLKPWDAKKLSSSSSRPRSCEVPGINIFPSPDQPANVPVLPPAMNTGGSLPDLTNLHFPPPLPTPLDPEETAYPSLSGGNSTSNLTHTMTHLGISGSLGLGPGYDVPGLHSPLSHPSLQSSLSNPNLQASLSSPQPQLQGSHSHPSLPASSLARHALPTTSLSHPSLSAPALSSSSSSSSASSPVLGAPPYPASTPGASPRHRRVPLSPLSLPAGPADARRSQQQLPKQFSPTMSPTLSSITQGVPLDTSKLPTDQRLPSYPYSPPSLVLPTQPPTPKPLQQPGLPSQACSVQPSGGQPPGRQPHYGTLYPPSSSGHGQQSYHRPMSDFSLGNLEQFSMESSSASLGLDPPGFSEGPGFLGSEGPVSGPQDPHALNHQNLTHCSRHGSGPNIILTGDSSPGFSKEIAAALAGVPGFEVSTAGLDLGLGLEEELRMEPLGLEGLNMLSDPCALLPDPAVEDSFRSDRLQ; this is encoded by the exons TTACAGGCCCAAAAACTGCGACTGGCATACACAAGGAGCTCCCATTATGGTGGTTCTCTGCCCAACGTTAACCAGATTGGCTGTGGCCTGGCTGAGTTCCAG AGCCCCCTCCACTCACCTTTGGATTCATCTCGGAGCACTCGGCACCACGGGCTGGTGGAACGGGTGCAGCGAGATCCTCGAAGAATGGTGTCCCCGCTCCGCCGCTACCCCCGCCAC ATTGACAGCTCTCCCTACAGTCCTGCCTACTTATCTCCTCCCCCGGAGTCCAGCTGGCGGAG GACAATGCCCTGGGGCAATTTCCCTGCAGAGAAAGGGCAGTTGTTTCGACTACCATCTGCACTTAACAG GACAAGCTCTGACTCTGCCCTTCACACAAGTGTGATGAACCCCAACCCTCAGGACACTTATCCAGGCCCTGCACCTCCCAGTGTCCTCCCCAGCCGCCGTGGAG TCCCTGCTATTGAGGAGAACTTGCTAGATGACAAGCATTTGCTGAAGCCATGGGATGCCAAGAAG TTATCCTCATCATCCTCCCGCCCTCGGTCCTGTGAAGTCCCTGGAATTAA caTCTTTCCGTCTCCTGACCAGCCTGCCAATGTGCCTGTCCTCCCACCTGCCATGAACACGGGAGGCTCCCTACCTGACCTCACCAACCTGCACTTTCCCCCACCGCTGCCCACCCCTCTGGACCCAGAGGAGACAGCCTACCCCAGCCTGAGTGGGGGAAACAGTACCTCCAATTTGACCCACACCATGACCCACCTGGGCATCAGTGGGAGCCTAGGCCTGGGCCCAGGCTATGATGTGCCAG GACTTCATTCACCTCTCAGCCACCCATCCTTGCAGTCTTCCCTAAGCAATCCCAACCTCCAGGCTTCCCTGAGCAGtcctcagccccagctccagggctCCCACAGTCACCCCTCACTGCCTGCCTCCTCTTTGGCCCGTCATGCACTGCCCACCACTTCCCTGAGTCACCCCTCACTCAGTGCCCcggccctctcctcctcctcttcctcctcctctgcttcatCTCCTGTGCTGGGTGCCCCCCCTTACCCAGCTTCTACCCCTGGGGCCTCTCCCCGCCACCGCCGTGTGCCCCTCAGCCCCCTGAGTTTGCCCGCGGGCCCAGCCGACGCCAGAAGGTCCCAACAGCAGCTGCCCAAACAGTTTTCGCCAACAATGTCACCCACCTTGTCTTCCATCACTCAG GGCGTCCCCCTGGACACCAGTAAACTGCCCACTGACCAGCGGCTGCCTTCATATCCATACAGCCCCCCAAGTTTGGTTTTGCCCACCCAGCCACCTACCCCAAAGCCTCTACAGCAGCCAGGACTGCCCTCTCAGGCCTGCTCAGTGCAGCCCTCAGGTGGGCAACCCCCAGGCCGGCAGCCACACTATGGGACACTGTACCCACCCAGCTCCAGTGGCCACGGGCAACAGTCGTACCACCGGCCAATGAGTGACTTCAGCCTGGGGAAC CTGGAGCAGTTCAGCATGGAGAGCTCATCAGCTAGCCTGGGGCTGGATCCCCCTGGCTTTTCCGAAGGGCCTGGATTTTTAGGGAGTGAGGGGCCGGTGAGTGGCCCCCAAGACCCCCATGCTCTCAACCACCAGAACTTGACCCACTGTTCCCGCCATGGCTCAGGGCCTAACATCATCCTCACAG GAGACTCCTCCCCAGGTTTCTCTAAGGAGATTGCAGCGGCCCTGGCTGGAGTGCCCGGCTTTGAGGTTTCAACAGCTGGGTTggacctggggctggggctggaggaggagctgcgCATGGAGCCACTTGGCCTGGAAGGGCTTAACATGCTGAGCGACCCTTGTGCCCTGCTGCCTGATCCAGCTGTGGAGGATTCGTTCCGCAGTGACCGGCTCCAGTGA
- the CRTC2 gene encoding CREB-regulated transcription coactivator 2 isoform X1, with the protein MATSGANGPGSATASASNPRKFSEKIALQKQRQAEETAAFEEVMMDIGSTRLQAQKLRLAYTRSSHYGGSLPNVNQIGCGLAEFQSPLHSPLDSSRSTRHHGLVERVQRDPRRMVSPLRRYPRHIDSSPYSPAYLSPPPESSWRRTMPWGNFPAEKGQLFRLPSALNRTSSDSALHTSVMNPNPQDTYPGPAPPSVLPSRRGGFLDGEMDSKVPAIEENLLDDKHLLKPWDAKKLSSSSSRPRSCEVPGINIFPSPDQPANVPVLPPAMNTGGSLPDLTNLHFPPPLPTPLDPEETAYPSLSGGNSTSNLTHTMTHLGISGSLGLGPGYDVPGLHSPLSHPSLQSSLSNPNLQASLSSPQPQLQGSHSHPSLPASSLARHALPTTSLSHPSLSAPALSSSSSSSSASSPVLGAPPYPASTPGASPRHRRVPLSPLSLPAGPADARRSQQQLPKQFSPTMSPTLSSITQGVPLDTSKLPTDQRLPSYPYSPPSLVLPTQPPTPKPLQQPGLPSQACSVQPSGGQPPGRQPHYGTLYPPSSSGHGQQSYHRPMSDFSLGNLEQFSMESSSASLGLDPPGFSEGPGFLGSEGPVSGPQDPHALNHQNLTHCSRHGSGPNIILTGDSSPGFSKEIAAALAGVPGFEVSTAGLDLGLGLEEELRMEPLGLEGLNMLSDPCALLPDPAVEDSFRSDRLQ; encoded by the exons TTACAGGCCCAAAAACTGCGACTGGCATACACAAGGAGCTCCCATTATGGTGGTTCTCTGCCCAACGTTAACCAGATTGGCTGTGGCCTGGCTGAGTTCCAG AGCCCCCTCCACTCACCTTTGGATTCATCTCGGAGCACTCGGCACCACGGGCTGGTGGAACGGGTGCAGCGAGATCCTCGAAGAATGGTGTCCCCGCTCCGCCGCTACCCCCGCCAC ATTGACAGCTCTCCCTACAGTCCTGCCTACTTATCTCCTCCCCCGGAGTCCAGCTGGCGGAG GACAATGCCCTGGGGCAATTTCCCTGCAGAGAAAGGGCAGTTGTTTCGACTACCATCTGCACTTAACAG GACAAGCTCTGACTCTGCCCTTCACACAAGTGTGATGAACCCCAACCCTCAGGACACTTATCCAGGCCCTGCACCTCCCAGTGTCCTCCCCAGCCGCCGTGGAG GTTTTCTGGATGGTGAAATGGACTCCAAAG TCCCTGCTATTGAGGAGAACTTGCTAGATGACAAGCATTTGCTGAAGCCATGGGATGCCAAGAAG TTATCCTCATCATCCTCCCGCCCTCGGTCCTGTGAAGTCCCTGGAATTAA caTCTTTCCGTCTCCTGACCAGCCTGCCAATGTGCCTGTCCTCCCACCTGCCATGAACACGGGAGGCTCCCTACCTGACCTCACCAACCTGCACTTTCCCCCACCGCTGCCCACCCCTCTGGACCCAGAGGAGACAGCCTACCCCAGCCTGAGTGGGGGAAACAGTACCTCCAATTTGACCCACACCATGACCCACCTGGGCATCAGTGGGAGCCTAGGCCTGGGCCCAGGCTATGATGTGCCAG GACTTCATTCACCTCTCAGCCACCCATCCTTGCAGTCTTCCCTAAGCAATCCCAACCTCCAGGCTTCCCTGAGCAGtcctcagccccagctccagggctCCCACAGTCACCCCTCACTGCCTGCCTCCTCTTTGGCCCGTCATGCACTGCCCACCACTTCCCTGAGTCACCCCTCACTCAGTGCCCcggccctctcctcctcctcttcctcctcctctgcttcatCTCCTGTGCTGGGTGCCCCCCCTTACCCAGCTTCTACCCCTGGGGCCTCTCCCCGCCACCGCCGTGTGCCCCTCAGCCCCCTGAGTTTGCCCGCGGGCCCAGCCGACGCCAGAAGGTCCCAACAGCAGCTGCCCAAACAGTTTTCGCCAACAATGTCACCCACCTTGTCTTCCATCACTCAG GGCGTCCCCCTGGACACCAGTAAACTGCCCACTGACCAGCGGCTGCCTTCATATCCATACAGCCCCCCAAGTTTGGTTTTGCCCACCCAGCCACCTACCCCAAAGCCTCTACAGCAGCCAGGACTGCCCTCTCAGGCCTGCTCAGTGCAGCCCTCAGGTGGGCAACCCCCAGGCCGGCAGCCACACTATGGGACACTGTACCCACCCAGCTCCAGTGGCCACGGGCAACAGTCGTACCACCGGCCAATGAGTGACTTCAGCCTGGGGAAC CTGGAGCAGTTCAGCATGGAGAGCTCATCAGCTAGCCTGGGGCTGGATCCCCCTGGCTTTTCCGAAGGGCCTGGATTTTTAGGGAGTGAGGGGCCGGTGAGTGGCCCCCAAGACCCCCATGCTCTCAACCACCAGAACTTGACCCACTGTTCCCGCCATGGCTCAGGGCCTAACATCATCCTCACAG GAGACTCCTCCCCAGGTTTCTCTAAGGAGATTGCAGCGGCCCTGGCTGGAGTGCCCGGCTTTGAGGTTTCAACAGCTGGGTTggacctggggctggggctggaggaggagctgcgCATGGAGCCACTTGGCCTGGAAGGGCTTAACATGCTGAGCGACCCTTGTGCCCTGCTGCCTGATCCAGCTGTGGAGGATTCGTTCCGCAGTGACCGGCTCCAGTGA
- the DENND4B gene encoding LOW QUALITY PROTEIN: DENN domain-containing protein 4B (The sequence of the model RefSeq protein was modified relative to this genomic sequence to represent the inferred CDS: deleted 1 base in 1 codon), protein MEADAVSEGGAMAEERPPRLVDYFVIAGLAGNGAPIPEETWVPEPSGPLRPPRPAEPITDVAVIARALGEEVPQGYTCIQASAGGHPLELSAGLLGGTQPVICYRRGRDKPPLVELGVLYEGKERPKPGFQVLDTTPYSHSANLAPPGPGHPRTYLTYRRAAEGAGLHALGITDLCLVLPSKGEGTPHTYCRLPRNLNPGMWGPAVYLCYKVGLAKANTLVYEAELLGRYPEEDNEAFPLPESVPVFCLPMGATVECWPAQTKYPVPVFSTFVLTGAAGDKVYGAALQFYEAFPRARLSERQARALGLLSAVERGRALGGRAVRSRRAIAVLSRWPAFPAFRAFLTFLYRYSVSGPHRLPLEAHISHFIHNVPFPSPQRPRILVQMSPYDNLLLCQPVSSPLPLSGASFLQLLQSLGPELAITLLLAVLTEHKLLVHSLRPDLLTSVCEALVSMIFPLHWQCPYIPLCPLVLADVLSAPVPFIVGIHSSYFDLHDPPADVICVDLDTNTLFQTEEKKPLSPRTLPRRPYKVLLATLTNLYQQLDQTYTGPEEEASLEFLLTDYEAVCGRRARLEREVQGAFLRFMACLLKGYRDFLLPLTQAPSEGARDVDNLFFLQGFLKSRERSSHKLYSQLLRTQMFSQFIEECSFGSARHAALEFFDSCVDKVHPEQEKPEPTPLVELEELSGSELTVFITPPEEPPVPEGSEPTPQYCYDGFPELQAELFESPQEQPGALPVPGPSRSAPSSPAPRRTKQEMKVAQRMAQKSAAVPELWARCLLGHCYGLWFLCLPAYVRSAPSRVRALHTAYQVLRQMESRKVVLPDEVCYRVLMQLCSHYGQPVLSVQVMLEMLRAGIVPNTITYGYYNKAVLESKWPSGTPGGRLRWAKLRNVVLGAAQFRQPLRERRKQRQQQQQQKQQAAAQQKTGSSQTEPSLERPSPTRPLHRQTTWAGRSLRDPASPSGRLVKSGSLGSAQGAQPTVEAGVAYMIEALGVLKPRGSPVPWHDGSLSDLSLTGEEPAPGGSPGDSGSALSTQSSEALEGLSGRVPKASGHQDEASTPRRGLGARLQQLLTPSRRSPTSRIPPPELPPDLPPPARRSPMDSLLRPRERPGSTASESSASLGSEWDLSESSVSSLSLRHSSERLSDTPGSFQPPSLEILLSSCSLCRACDSLVYDEEIMAGWAPDDSNLNTTCPFCACPFVPLLSVQTLDFRPSAPSPKPAPADAGGNKDAPVPGGPGPVLSNRRLCLALDEPQLCNGHMGGASQRVEGGAWAYLSPLVLRKELESLIENEGSEVLALPELPATHPIIFWNLLWYFQRLQLPSILPCLVLASCDGPPPPQAPSPWLTPDPASVQVRLLWDVLTPDPNSCPPLYVLWRVHSQIPQRVVWPGPVPASLSLALLESVLRHVGLNEVHKAVGLLLETLGPPPTGLHLQRGIYREILFLTMAAMGKDHMDIVAFDKKYKSAFNKLASSMGKEELRQRRAQMPTPKAIDCRKCFGAPLEC, encoded by the exons ATGGAGGCAG ATGCAGTGAGTGAGGGGGGGGCCATGGCGGAGGAGCGG CCCCCCCGGCTCGTGGATTACTTCGTGATAGCTGGGCTTGCAGGGAACGGAGCACCTATCCCTGAGGAAACGTGGGTCCCTGAACCCAGTGGGCCCCTGCGCCCTCCCCGGCCAGCTGAGCCCATCACAGATGTGGCAGTCATCGCTAGGGCACTGGGCGAGGAGGTGCCCCAGGGCTACACATGCATCCAGGCTTCTGCTGGGGGCCACCCCTTGGAACTCAGTGCTGGGCTTCTGGGAGGAACTCAACCTGTCATCTGCTACCGCAGGGGCCGTGACAAACCCCCCCTCGTTGAGCTGGG GGTGTTGTATGAGGGGAAGGAACGTCCCAAGCCTGGCTTCCAAGTGCTAGACACGACACCCTACAGCCACTCAGCCAACCTGGCCCCTCCAGGACCTGGGCACCCCCGCACCTACCTCACTTACCGGCGGGCAGCAGAAGGGGCAGGGCTGCATGCCCTGGGCATTACTGACCTCTGCCTGGTGCTGCCCAGCAAGGGCGAGGGCACCCCTCACACGTACTGCCGATTGCCCCGCAACCTCAACCCTGGCATG TGGGGCCCAGCGGTGTACCTGTGCTACAAGGTGGGCCTGGCCAAGGCCAACACTCTGGTGTATGAGGCAG AACTGCTGGGCCGCTACCCAGAGGAGGACAATGAGGCGTTCCCGCTGCCGGAGTCCGTGCCGGTCTTCTGCCTGCCCATGGGGGCCACTGTCGAGTGCTGGCCCGCCCAGACCAAGTACCCCGTACCCGTCTTCTCCACCTTTGTGCTCACGGGCGCAGCTGGTGATAAG GTGTACGGCGCCGCCCTGCAGTTCTACGAGGCGTTCCCGCGGGCCAGGCTGTCGGAGCGGCAAGCGCGGGCGCTGGGCCTGCTGAGCGCGGTGGAGCGCGGCCGCGCGCTGGGGGGCCGGGCCGTGCGCAGCCGCCGCGCCATCGCCGTGCTGTCCCGCTGGCCTGCCTTCCCTGCCTTCCGCGCTTTCCTCACCTTCCTCTACCGCTACTCCGTCTCAGGCCCCCACCGCCTACCCTTGGAAGC GCACATCTCCCACTTCATTCACAAcgtccccttcccttccccacagagACCCCGCATCCTGGTGCAG ATGTCCCCGTATGACAACCTGCTCCTCTGCCAGCCTGTGTCCTCACCCTTGCCCCTCAG TGGTGCCAgcttcctgcagctgctgcagagCCTGGGCCCTGAGCTGGCTATCACGCTGCTGCTGGCTGTGCTCACAGAGCACAAACTGCTAGTCCACTCGCTGCGGCCGGACCTGCTCACCAGTGTCTGCGAGGCCCTCGTCTCT ATGATCTTCCCGCTGCACTGGCAGTGCCCCTACATTCCACTGTGCCCACTGGTGCTGGCAGATGTGCTGAGCGCCCCCGTGCCCTTCATTGTGGGTATTCACTCCAGCTACTTCGATCTGCATGACCCTCCTGCTGATGTCATCTGTGTTGATCTTGATACCAACACACTCTTCCA GACTGAGGAAAAGAAGCCCCTCTCCCCTCGGACTCTGCCCCGCAGACCCTACAAAGTTCTGCTGGCTACACTGACAAACCTATATCAGCAGCTGGATCAGA CGTATACTGGACCCGAGGAGGAGGCATCCCTGGAATTCCTGCTGACAGACTACGAGGCAGTGTGCGGCCGCCGGGCCCGGCTGGAGCGTGAGGTCCAGGGAGCCTTCCTCCGCTTCATGGCCTGTCTGCTCAAGGGCTACCGGGACTTCCTGCTCCCGCTCACCCAGGCCCCCTCGGAGGGGGCTCGTGATGTTGACAACCTGTTCTTCCTGCAGG GCTTCCTCAAGTCCCGGGAACGCTCCAGCCATAAGCTGTACTCTCAGCTGCTACGCACACAGATGTTCTCGCAGTTCATCGAGGAATGCTCTTTTGGCTCTGCTCGGCATGCTGCCCTTGAATTCTTTGACTCTTGTGTTGACAAG GTCCACCCAGAGCAGGAGAAGCCTGAACCGACCCCCCTAGTGGAGCTGGAGGAGCTGTCGGGAAGTGAGCTCACTGTGTTTATCACACCTCCTGAGGAGCCTCCAGTGCCAGAGGGCAGTGAACCCACTCCCCAGTACTG CTATGATGGGTTCCCAGAGCTACAGGCTGAGCTGTTTGAGTCTCCTCAAGAGCAGCCTGGGGCTCTGCCTGTGCCGGGCCCCTCCCGTAGTGCCCCCAGCAGTCCTGCCCCACGCCGTACCAAACAG GAGATGAAGGTCGCACAACGGATGGCGCAGAAGTCAGCAGCTGTGCCTGAGCTGTGGGCCCGGTGCCTTCTGGGGCACTGCTACGGGCTGTGGTTCCTGTGTCTGCCTGCTTACGTGCGCTCGGCGCCCTCCCGGGTGCGGGCACTGCACACGGCCTACCAAGTGCTGCGCCAGATGGAGAGCCGCAAGGTGGTGCTGCCCGATGAG GTGTGTTACCGGGTGCTGATGCAGCTCTGCTCACACTATGGGCAGCCAGTGCTGTCTGTTCAGGTCATGCTAGAGATGCTGCGAGCAGGCATTGTGCCCAACACCATCACCTACGGCTACTACAACAAG GCTGTGCTGGAAAGCAAGTGGCCGTCTGGTACACCGGGTGGGCGCCTGCGCTGGGCCAAGCTCCGGAACGTCGTCCTGGGGGCTGCTCAGTTCCGCCAGCCCTTGAGAGAACGGcggaagcagcggcagcagcagcagcagcagaagcagcaggcaGCAGCACAACAAAAGACAGGCAGCTCCCAGACAG AGCCCTCTCTGGAGCGCCCCTCCCCAACCCGCCCCCTTCATCGCCAGACTACTTGGGCTGGGCGAAGCCTGCGGGACCCAGCCTCACCCTCAGGGCGCCTGGTGAAGAGTGGCAGCCTGGGCAGTGCCCAAGGGGCACAGCCCACTGTGGAGGCTGGCGTAGCCTACA TGATAGAGGCCTTGGGGGTATTGAAACCCCGAGGATCACCTGTGCCCTGGCACGATGGAAGCCTTTCAGACTTGAGCCTGACCGGGGAGGAGCCAGCACCTGGAGGAAGCCCAGGGGACTCTGGCTCAGCTCTGAGTACTCAGTCCAGTGAAGCCCTGGAAGGGCTAAGTGGCCGGGTACCCAAGGCTAGTGGGCATCAGGATGAGGCCAGCACCCCCCGACGAGGGCTGGGTGCCCGCCTCCAACAGCTGCTCACTCCTTCCCGCCGCTCCCCGACTTCTCGCATTCCCCCACCTGAGCTGCCCCCTgacctgcctcccccagcccgcCGCAGCCCCATGGACAGCCTTCTGCGCCCCCGGGAGCGCCCTGGATCCACTGCCTCTGAG agctcagcctctctgggcagTGAGTGGGACCTCTCAGAATCTTCCGTCAGCAGCCTGAGCCTTCGCCATTCCTCAGAGCGCCTCAGTGACACCCCTGGATCCTTCCAGCCACCTTCCCTGGAA ATTCTGCTGTCTAGTTGCTCCTTGTGCCGCGCCTGTGATTCGCTCGTGTACGATGAGGAGATCATGGCTGGCTGGGCACCTGATGACTCCAACCTCAACACAACCTGCCCCTTCTGCGCCTGCCCCTTTGTGCCCCTGCTCAGTGTCCAGACCCTTGATTTCCGACCCAG TGCCCCCAGCCCCAAGCCTGCCCCTGCGGATGCCGGAGGCAACAAAGACGCACCTGTCCCTGGGGGCCCAGGACCTGTGCTCAGTAACCGCAGGCTCTGCCTTGCCCTGGATGAGCCCCAGCTCTGCAATGGGCACATGGGG GGTGCCTCCCAGCGGGTCGAGGGTGGGGCATGGGCATACCTGAGCCCCCTGGTGCTGCGTAAGGAGTTGGAGTCGCTGATAGAGAACGAGGGCAGCGAGGTGCTGGCATTGCCTGAGCTGCCTGCTACCCACCCCATTATCTTCTGGAACCTTCTGTGGTATTTCCAGCGACTGCAACTGCCCAGTATTCTGCCATGCCTGGTGCTGGCCTCCTGTGATgggcccccacccccccag GCCCCATCTCCTTGGCTAACACCTGATCCAGCCTCTGTGCAGGTGCGGCTGCTGTGGGATGTCCTGACCCCCGACCCCAATAGCTGCCCACCTCTGTATGTGCTCTGGAGAGTCCACA GCCAGATCCCCCAGCGGGTAGTATGGCCAGGCCCAGTACCTGCCTCCCTTAGCCTGGCGTTGCTAGAGTCGGTGCTGCGCCATGTTGGTCTCAATGAGGTGCACAAGGCTGTAGGGCTCCTGCTGGAAACTCTAGGGCCTCCTCCCACAGGCCTGCACCTACAGAG GGGCATCTACCGTGAGATCTTATTCCTGACAATGGCTGCTATGGGCAAGGACCACATGGACATAG TGGCCTTCGACAAGAAGTACAAGTCTGCCTTTAACAAGCTGGCCAGCAGCATGGGCAAGGAGGAGCTGAGGCAGCGGCGGGCACAGATGCCCACTCCAAAGGCCATTGATTGCCGAAAATGTTTTGGAGCACCTCTGGAATGCTAG